The following proteins are encoded in a genomic region of Bufo bufo chromosome 11, aBufBuf1.1, whole genome shotgun sequence:
- the ATP6V1D gene encoding V-type proton ATPase subunit D encodes MSGKDRIEVFPSRMAQTIMKARLKGAQTGRNLLKKKSDALTMRFRQILKKIIETKMLMGEVMREAAFSLAEAKFTAGDFSTTIIQNVNKAQVKVRAKKDNVAGVTLPVFEHYQEGGDSYELTGLARGGEQLAKLKRNYAKAVELLVELASLQTSFVTLDEAIKITNRRVNAIEHVIIPKIERTLSYIITELDEREREEFYRLKKIQEKKKIIKEKAEKERAKWEDSRTSEPANLLAEDRDEDLLFD; translated from the exons ATGTCGGGCAAGGACAGGATCGAGGTGTTCCCCTCCCGGAT GGCTCAGACCATCATGAAAGCTCGTTTGAAAGGCGCCCAAACAGGACGCAACCTGCTGAAGAAAAAGTCTGATGCCTTAACCATGCGCTTCCGACAGATCCTCAAGAAAATTATAGAG ACCAAGATGCTTATGGGGGAGGTGATGAGGGAAGCTGCCTTCTCACTCGCTGAAGCCAAATTCACTGCAGGAGATTTCAG TACAACGATTATCCAGAATGTGAATAAAGCCCAAGTTAAAGTGAGAGCCAAGAAGGACAACGTGGCAG gtgtgacCTTACCTGTGTTTGAGCATTACCAAGAAGGAGGAGATA GTTATGAATTAACGGGTCTTGCGAGAGGTGGAGAACAGCTCGCTAAACTGAAGAGGAACTATGCGAAGGCTGTGGAGCTGCTGGTAGAACTGGCCTCCTTGCAG ACTTCATTTGTCACTTTGGATGAAGCCATCAAAATCACGAACCGACGTGTTAACGCCATAGAACATG TCATTATACCTAAGATTGAGCGCACCTTGTCCTATATCATTACTGAGCTCGATGAGCGTGAAAGAGAAGAGTTCTACAG ATTGAAAAAGATTCAAGAGAAGAAGAAAATTATCAAAGAAAAGGCAGAGAAGGAGCGTGCGAAGTGGGAGGACTCCAGGACCTCGGAGCCGGCCAACCTCCTGGCTGAAGATCGAGATGAAGACCTGCTCTTCGACTAG